In one Culex quinquefasciatus strain JHB chromosome 2, VPISU_Cqui_1.0_pri_paternal, whole genome shotgun sequence genomic region, the following are encoded:
- the LOC6052900 gene encoding DNA cross-link repair 1A protein has protein sequence MATPARRASSRLSLSRKFSQSASKAGSRASSVKSAGDDTTKFINELKDNPFKVTKLTLDQEDDLLSAAPDALSLTSRESPELKHPVIPTIPECIELSSESESEMPKTPPKKQQQQDQNFNFFTPARSRKKHPATVASSSGLGVSTLKSTTRKTVSSSKTNATAGRDSSKVKKVRRQICKSSNIKMLTSKYFDDSQKRITGFFQKKEEGDGSRFGYHTVIKRSLMPAINTGDENLEDFLAVEVTEGTQPLRPSQIEGPQRSQQPGDDPQKILERIEAAQSACIDDRVEAINMEEDQVAMAIPCDEPDLDSGISTTTSRKPPAKTPAAKRKSTVATTAKSTAKRRPRGPIIVPKYKIVAGTTFAVDAFRYGDIAGVTHYFLSHFHADHYIGLKKSFDKPLIMSPITASLVAAFINVDRVHYILLDLHETIVLDGVRITALDANHCPGAVLFLFQLPTGTNLLHTGDFRASPAMEEYPEFWNMDIHTLYLDTTYLSTKYCFKDQWESVSDAVREVKTFLGRNIGRNVLIVCGSYLVGKEKVWLELAARTGFRVWTEPNRRKAVDAVAVECPLQTRGVIVDDPRDAQIHVLSMGKLAYDELVAYMDEHPERECVLALRPSGWEKNSRPQYRGRINIVGIEYSEHSSYDELRRFVRFLRPREVISTVPYGNTNLNRTPQVPTSWYQGPIRPEKPPLQTAITSYFKVGGGEKGAKGEDEEGGAKKEGSEPKETLPEDTPTKAAEKVEPVKDDYTIVDSDSDWM, from the exons ATGGCTACTCCGGCACGGCGAGCTTCCAGTCGACTGTCGCTGTCGCGAAAGTTCTCCCAATCGGCGTCCAAAGCGGGCTCCAGGGCAAGCTCCGTGAAG TCCGCCGGGGACGACACCACCAAGTTCATCAACGAGCTAAAGGACAACCCATTCAAGGTGACTAAGCTCACGCTCGACCAGGAGGACGATCTACTGTCGGCCGCGCCGGATGCTCTCTCGCTTACGTCCCGCGAATCTCCCGAGCTCAAGCACCCAGTCATTCCGACCATTCCGGAATGTATCGAACTGAGCAGCGAAAGCGAGTCGGAGATGCCGAAAACCCCGCccaagaagcagcagcagcaagatcagaactttaattttttcaccCCGGCCAGGTCGCGCAAGAAGCATCCGGCAACGGTCGCATCCAGCTCGGGCCTCGGTGTGAGTACGCTGAAGAGTACGACCCGTAAGACGGTTTCGAGCAGCAAGACGAACGCGACGGCCGGACGCGACTCGAGCAAGGTCAAGAAGGTCCGCCGGCAGATCTGCAAGAGCAGCAACATTAAGATGTTGACGAGCAAGTACTTTGACGATTCGCAGAAGCGCATTACGGGCTTCTTCCAGAAGAAGGAGGAAGGCGACGGGAGTCGTTTCGGTTATCATACCGTCATTAAGCGATCGCTGATGCCGGCCATCAACACAGGAGATGAAAATTTGGAGGACTTTCTTGCGGTTGAGGTGACGGAAGGGACGCAACCACTGCGGCCGAGCCAGATTGAGGGACCTCAGCGAAGCCAGCAGCCGGGCGACGATCCGCAGAAGATTCTCGAGCGAATTGAGGCGGCACAAAGTGCCTGCATCGACGACCGCGTTGAGGCCATCAACATGGAGGAGGATCAGGTTGCGATG GCCATCCCTTGCGACGAGCCCGACCTCGACTCGGGAATATCCACAACGACCTCTCGCAAACCACCGGCGAAAACCCCCGCAGCCAAGCGCAAATCCACCGTTGCGACCACCGCAAAATCCACCGCGAAGCGGCGACCCCGCGGCCCGATCATCGTCCCCAAGTACAAAATCGTAGCCGGAACGACCTTCGCGGTGGACGCGTTCCGGTACGGGGACATTGCCGGCGTGACGCACTACTTTCTGAGTCACTTCCACGCCGATCACTACATCGGGCTGAAGAAGAGCTTCGACAAGCCGCTGATCATGTCGCCGATCACGGCGAGCCTCGTGGCGGCGTTCATCAACGTGGACCGGGTGCACTACATACTGCTGGATCTGCACGAGACGATCGTGCTGGACGGGGTGAGGATTACGGCGCTGGACGCGAATCA CTGCCCTGGCGCGGTCCTCTTCCTGTTCCAACTGCCCACGGGGACCAACCTGCTCCACACCGGTGACTTCCGGGCCTCGCCCGCGATGGAAGAGTACCCGGAGTTCTGGAACATGGACATCCATACGCTGTACCTGGACACGACGTACCTCTCCACCAAGTACTGCTTCAAGGACCAGTGGGAGAGCGTGTCGGATGCGGTTCGCGAGGTCAAGACGTTCCTGGGGCGGAACATTGGCCGCAACGTGCTGATCGTGTGCGGCAGCTACCTCGTCGGCAAGGAGAAGGTCTGGCTCGAGTTGGCCGCCCGGACGGGCTTCCGCGTGTGGACCGAGCCGAACCGACGCAAGGCTGTGGACGCCGTGGCGGTGGAATGTCCGCTGCAGACCCGCGGGGTGATCGTGGACGACCCGCGGGACGCGCAGATTCACGTGCTCAGCATGGGCAAGTTGGCGTACGAT GAACTGGTGGCGTACATGGACGAGCACCCGGAGCGGGAATGCGTGCTGGCGTTGCGTCCCAGCGGCTGGGAGAAGAACAGCCGACCGCAGTACCGTGGACGGATCAACATCGTCGGCATCGAGTACTCGGAGCATTCGAGCTACGACGAGTTGCGTCGGTTTGTGCGGTTTTTGCGGCCGCGCGAAGTCATCAGCACGGTTCCGTACGGCAACACGAACCTGAACCGTACGCCGCAGGTTCCGACCAGCTGGTACCAGGGTCCGATTCGGCCCGAGAAGCCACCGCTGCAGACGGCCATCACGTCGTACTTTAAGGTCGGTGGAGGCGAGAAGGGCGCGAAGGGGGAGGATGAGGAGGGGGGTGCGAAGAAAGAGGGATCGGAACCGAAGGAAACATTGCCGGAGGACACGCCGACGAAGGCCGCCGAAAAGGTGGAGCCCGTGAAGGATGATTACACGATTGTGGACAGTGACAGTGATTGGATGTAG
- the LOC119767548 gene encoding uncharacterized protein LOC119767548, producing MLCDPDDPALCGGQNFPAAEVSGDPFSCADDVISEASVISVPSFEPRTEDRPVIALDSSDEEESCAVTLVSPSTAKRPAIEETYKNPATSPVVQGELVAVNCYRQHFAGRHHFNLVGLDRAGEPVLMSFTSEENHFQVLLWLSSGTRYRLIPVGDLGANPSPTALARQVCEQVTVERFRPVTSPADWRLISRFEEEVEQTKFKFVVWTTNATTPRVNDVLSALGQRVTKREGIAVYTVFQDRDIKLRVTKMGNGQTKQPLVAMIIQEETAALPPKHGNLHTVILVQPFGSNAYNVRVATRDGPLVQETFKQPDAMKVFILTELIKAEIASKAGEVRMPLLRQLIVELDQNSREFLGVGFWERISEVVPTPERVTKTLQRPAQQQIQDRSSPDPHSNTQVHILLTPLDGGTLGDTGVSTLEVEADTLESVGHPSPDEDIQQEENGVPNCQPAVVRAVRAVSKRSCVGRRRRRRRKSGGNDLRQRSSRIAARRSLLQPREDGDSSVPKSPLEKLELMGNIRCNQMDLLWAGNGALKHAFPAFPKLDCSTLAKIIEIVGFFIDHVAKASRTEYQLNSGSVPKWAVERLVTGTRYSFVGNQKPPKLSRRSSNYVNILAVRARFLQFFPAGTKVAADTRQFLASLTSDFVVHLSAQVTKVCPSSDKLEFEHIVQALANIGFGFLLEPDGEQD from the exons ATGCTCTGCGACCCGGATGATCCAGCTCTTTGTGGAGGACAA AATTTCCCAGCGGCGGAAGTTTCCGGCGATCCCTTCAGCTGCGCGGACGATGTGATATCTGAGGCTTCGGTCATTTCCGTGCCTTCATTCGAACCGAGAACTGAAGACAGACCGGTGATCGCGTTGGACAGTAGCGACGAGGAGGAATCATGCGCGGTGACTTTGGTCAGCCCGAGTACCGCGAAAAGGCCAGCGATTGAAGAAACTTACAAAAATCCGGCCACTAGCCCGGTGGTGCAGGGTGAGCTAGTAGCGGTCAATTGCTACAGGCAGCACTTCGCGGGCCGGCATCACTTTAACCTGGTAGGCCTAGATCGTGCCGGGGAACCGGTGCTGATGTCATTCACATCGGAGGAAAACCACTTCCAGGTGTTGCTCTGGCTATCCTCTGGAACCAGGTACAGGTTGATTCCGGTGGGCGATTTGGGAGCAAACCCGTCGCCGACCGCACTGGCTCGACAGGTTTGCGAGCAAGTCACGGTTGAGCGCTTCAGGCCGGTGACGAGTCCGGCAGACTGGAGGTTGATTTCAAGGTTTGAGGAGGAAGTGGaacaaactaaatttaaattcgttGTTTGGACGACCAATGCTACAACCCCGCGCGTCAATGACGTCCTTTCTGCTCTAGGTCAGAGGGTGACCAAACGGGAAGGAATCGCCGTTTACACCGTCTTCCAGGACCGGGACATCAAGCTGCGCGTGACCAAAATGGGCAATGGACAGACAAAGCAACCGCTAGTGGCGATGATAATTCAGGAAGAAACGGCAGCCTTACCACCGAAACACGGCAACCTGCACACGGTCATCTTGGTTCAACCGTTTGGCTCGAACGCGTACAACGTCAGGGTGGCCACTCGGGACGGGCCTCTGGTTCAAGAAACGTTCAAGCAACCCGATGCGATGAAAGTCTTTATCCTGACCGAACTGATCAAAGCGGAGATCGCGAGCAAGGCTGGAGAAGTTCGAATGCCGCTGCTTCGTCAATTGATCGTGGAGCTGGATCAAAATTCGCGGGAGTTTCTCGGTGTTGGCTTTTGGGAAAGGATCTCCGAAGTCGTTCCAACACCAGAACGCG TAACCAAAACCCTCCAACGCCCTGCGCAGCAACAGATTCAAGACAGATCGTCACCAGATCCGCACAGTAACACTCAAGTGCACATTCTGCTAACACCGCTGGACGGCGGCACCCTCGGCGACACCGGTGTATCAACGCTTGAAGTGGAAGCGGACACTCTTGAATCCGTGGGACACCCATCGCCTGACGAGGACATCCAGCAGGAGGAGAACGGGGTCCCAAATTGTCAACCTGCGGTCGTACGTGCCGTTCGAGCTGTTTCCAAACGGTCGTGTGTTGGCCGTCGTCGTCGGCGCCGTCGGAAATCCGGTGGAAACGATCTACGACAACGGAGTTCCAGAATTGCTGCTCGCCGATCTTTGTTACAACCACGAGAAGACGGAGACTCTTCTGTGCCAAAAAGTCCGCTAGAGAAGCTGGAATTGATGGGAAACATAAGGTGCAATCAGATGGATTTACTCTGGGCTGGGAACGGGGCACTCAAACATGCTTTCCCAGCTTTCCCAAAACTCGATTGTTCGACGTTAGCGAAGATTATCGAAATTGTGGGTTTCTTCATTGATCACGTGGCCAAGGCGTCGCGGACCGAATACCAGCTTAACTCTGGATCGGTTCCCAAATGGGCCGTCGAGAGGCTCGTCACTGGAACTCGGTACAGCTTTGTCGGAAATCAAAAACCGCCCAAACTGTCCCGCCGAAGCTCAAATTATGTCAACATTCTCGCCGTGAGGGCACGATTTCTCCAGTTTTTCCCCGCTGGTACAAAAGTGGCGGCAGATACGCGCCAGTTTCTGGCATCGTTGACGTCGGATTTTGTCGTTCATCTGAGCGCTCAAGTCACGAAAGTTTGCCCAAGCTCTGACAAGCTTGAATTTGAGCACATCGTGCAAGCCCTCGCTAACATCGGGTTCGGGTTTCTGCTCGAGCCGGACGGAGAGCaggattga